A portion of the Streptomyces coeruleoprunus genome contains these proteins:
- a CDS encoding catalase, producing the protein MTQGPLTTEAGAPVADNQNSETAGIGGPVLVQDQLLLEKLAHFNRERIPERVVHARGAGAYGAFTVTADVTPYTRAKFLSEIGRQTEVFLRFSTVAGNLGAADAVRDPRGFAVKFYTEEGNYDLVGNNTPVFFIKDAIKFPDFIHTQKCDPYTGSQEADNVWDFWGLSPESTHQVTWLFGDRGIPASYRHMNGYGSHTFQWNNEDGEVFWVKYHFKTDQGIKNLTQAEANALAGEDPDSHQRDLREAIERGDFPSWTVQAQIMPAADAATYRFNPFDLTKVWPHADYPPIEIGKLELNRNPENIFAEVEQSIFSPAHFVPGIGPSPDKMLQGRLFAYGDAHRYRVGINADHLPVNRPHATEARTNSRDGHLYDGRHKGAKNYEPNSFGGPHQTGRPLWQPVPVSGATGDHPAPVHAEDDDFVQAGNLYRLMSEDEKGRLIDNLAGFIAKVSRDDIAERAIDNFRRADGDFGKRLEAAVQALRG; encoded by the coding sequence GTGACGCAGGGACCGCTCACCACGGAGGCCGGCGCGCCGGTCGCCGACAACCAGAACAGCGAGACCGCGGGCATCGGCGGCCCGGTCCTGGTCCAGGACCAGCTCCTGCTGGAGAAGCTCGCGCACTTCAACCGTGAGCGCATCCCGGAGCGCGTGGTCCACGCGCGCGGTGCCGGCGCGTACGGCGCCTTCACGGTGACCGCCGACGTCACCCCGTACACCCGCGCGAAGTTCCTCTCGGAGATCGGCAGGCAGACCGAGGTCTTCCTGCGCTTCTCCACCGTGGCGGGCAACCTCGGCGCGGCCGACGCGGTGCGCGACCCGCGGGGCTTCGCGGTGAAGTTCTACACCGAGGAGGGCAACTACGACCTCGTCGGCAACAACACCCCGGTGTTCTTCATCAAGGACGCCATCAAGTTCCCCGACTTCATCCACACCCAGAAGTGCGACCCGTACACCGGCTCGCAGGAGGCGGACAACGTCTGGGACTTCTGGGGCCTCTCGCCCGAGTCCACGCACCAGGTGACCTGGCTCTTCGGCGACCGCGGCATCCCCGCCTCGTACCGCCACATGAACGGCTACGGCTCGCACACGTTCCAGTGGAACAACGAGGACGGCGAGGTCTTCTGGGTCAAGTACCACTTCAAGACCGACCAGGGCATCAAGAACCTCACCCAGGCCGAGGCCAACGCGCTCGCCGGTGAGGACCCGGACTCGCACCAGCGCGACCTGCGCGAGGCGATCGAGCGCGGCGACTTCCCGAGCTGGACCGTCCAGGCGCAGATCATGCCCGCGGCCGACGCGGCGACGTACCGCTTCAACCCGTTCGACCTCACCAAGGTGTGGCCGCACGCGGACTACCCGCCGATCGAGATCGGCAAGCTGGAGCTGAACCGCAACCCGGAGAACATCTTCGCCGAGGTCGAGCAGTCGATCTTCTCGCCGGCGCACTTCGTGCCCGGTATCGGCCCCTCGCCCGACAAGATGCTCCAGGGCCGCCTCTTCGCGTACGGCGACGCCCACCGCTACCGGGTCGGCATCAACGCCGACCACCTGCCGGTGAACCGCCCGCACGCCACCGAGGCGCGCACCAACTCCCGTGACGGCCACCTGTACGACGGCCGCCACAAGGGCGCCAAGAACTACGAGCCGAACAGCTTCGGCGGACCGCACCAGACCGGCCGCCCGCTCTGGCAGCCCGTCCCGGTCTCCGGCGCGACCGGCGACCACCCGGCTCCCGTGCACGCGGAGGACGACGACTTCGTGCAGGCGGGCAACCTGTACCGGCTCATGTCGGAGGACGAGAAGGGCCGTCTGATCGACAACCTGGCGGGCTTCATCGCCAAGGTCTCGCGCGACGACATCGCCGAGCGCGCGATCGACAACTTCCGTCGGGCCGACGGAGACTTCGGCAAGCGGCTGGAGGCCGCGGTCCAGGCCCTGCGCGGCTGA
- a CDS encoding multidrug efflux SMR transporter, with product MAWLLVVIAGLLETGFAVCLKLSHGFTRLWPTIAFAAFAMGSFGLLTLSLRKLDVGPAYAVWTGIGAAGTAVYGMIFLGDLVSVLKIVSITLVILGVIGLQLSGSSH from the coding sequence ATGGCGTGGCTGCTGGTGGTGATCGCCGGTCTGCTGGAGACGGGTTTCGCGGTCTGTCTGAAGCTCTCGCACGGGTTCACCCGGCTGTGGCCGACGATCGCCTTCGCCGCGTTCGCGATGGGGAGCTTCGGTCTGCTGACGCTGTCGCTGCGGAAGCTGGACGTCGGCCCGGCGTACGCGGTGTGGACGGGGATCGGCGCGGCCGGCACCGCGGTCTACGGGATGATCTTCCTGGGCGACCTGGTGTCCGTGCTGAAGATCGTGTCGATCACGCTGGTCATCCTCGGCGTCATCGGGCTCCAGCTGTCGGGTTCGTCGCACTGA
- the rsgA gene encoding ribosome small subunit-dependent GTPase A, translating to MRRYGKNADEDDVRVRPNRKGNRPRTSIRPKHEDAAEGMVLTVDRGRLTCLVEDRTVIAMKARELGRKAAVVGDRVSLVGDLSGRKDTLARIVRIGERASVLRRTADDDDPYERVVVANADQLAIVTALADPEPRPRLIDRCLVAAFDGGLEPLLVLTKSDLAPPEKLLELYGALDIPYVVTSRDELYDGHAADRVREHLAGRTTAFVGHSGVGKTTLVNALVPEERRRSTGVVNAVTGRGRHTTTSALALPLDAAEGWVIDTPGVRSFGLNHVDPSRVIHAFPDLEPGTEGCPRACSHDEQDCALDEWVAEGHADPARLYSLRRLLATRERREGD from the coding sequence ATGCGCCGATACGGCAAGAACGCCGACGAGGACGACGTCCGCGTCCGCCCCAACCGCAAGGGCAACCGCCCCCGCACCAGCATCCGCCCCAAGCACGAGGACGCCGCCGAGGGCATGGTCCTCACCGTGGACCGCGGCCGGCTCACCTGTCTGGTCGAGGACCGCACGGTCATCGCGATGAAGGCGCGCGAGCTGGGCCGCAAGGCGGCGGTGGTCGGCGACCGGGTGTCGCTCGTCGGCGATCTGTCGGGCCGGAAGGACACGCTCGCGCGGATCGTCCGGATCGGTGAGCGCGCCTCCGTGCTGCGCCGTACGGCCGACGACGACGATCCGTACGAGCGGGTCGTCGTCGCCAACGCCGACCAGCTCGCCATCGTCACGGCCCTGGCGGACCCCGAGCCGCGCCCGCGCCTCATCGACCGCTGTCTGGTGGCCGCGTTCGACGGGGGCCTGGAGCCGCTGCTCGTCCTCACCAAGTCGGACCTGGCCCCGCCGGAGAAGCTGCTGGAGCTGTACGGGGCGCTGGACATCCCGTACGTCGTGACGAGCCGGGACGAGCTGTACGACGGGCATGCGGCGGACCGGGTGCGCGAGCACCTGGCGGGCCGGACGACCGCGTTCGTCGGGCACTCCGGCGTGGGCAAGACGACCTTGGTCAACGCCCTGGTCCCGGAGGAGCGGCGGCGCAGCACCGGCGTCGTCAACGCGGTGACGGGACGCGGCCGGCACACCACGACGTCGGCGCTGGCGCTGCCGCTCGACGCCGCGGAGGGCTGGGTGATCGACACGCCCGGCGTGCGGTCGTTCGGCCTGAACCACGTGGACCCGTCCCGGGTCATCCACGCCTTCCCGGACCTGGAGCCGGGCACGGAGGGCTGCCCGCGCGCGTGCAGCCACGACGAGCAGGACTGCGCGCTGGACGAGTGGGTGGCGGAGGGTCACGCGGACCCCGCGCGCCTGTACTCGCTGCGGCGGCTGCTGGCCACGCGCGAGCGGCGCGAGGGCGACTGA
- a CDS encoding TetR/AcrR family transcriptional regulator, which yields MPTAREALLDAALAALADLPWSAVRMVDVAAAAGLSRQTLYNEFGSKDGLARALVRREADACLAAVERAAAAGPPGDAAERLAALADWLVARATARPLLRALLTGCWGTRLPEPPPARPRRTLRVGPAQRRADAGTPGPGELLEEIRDRARPAPDATLDTEVALRLALSHLVAPAARGQGPGPLVRAALGATRPAVSATNPTAGAR from the coding sequence ATGCCCACCGCGCGAGAAGCCCTGCTCGACGCCGCGCTCGCGGCCCTCGCGGACCTGCCCTGGTCGGCGGTCCGCATGGTCGACGTCGCCGCCGCGGCCGGACTGTCCCGCCAGACCCTCTACAACGAGTTCGGCAGCAAGGACGGCCTCGCCCGCGCACTGGTCCGCCGCGAGGCCGACGCGTGCCTCGCCGCGGTCGAACGCGCCGCCGCGGCCGGCCCGCCCGGCGACGCCGCCGAACGGCTCGCCGCCCTCGCCGACTGGCTCGTCGCCCGCGCCACGGCCCGGCCGCTGCTGCGCGCCCTGCTGACCGGCTGCTGGGGCACCCGGCTCCCCGAGCCGCCGCCCGCGCGCCCCCGCCGCACCCTGCGCGTCGGCCCCGCCCAGCGCCGCGCCGACGCGGGCACACCGGGGCCCGGCGAACTGCTGGAGGAGATACGGGACCGGGCGCGCCCCGCACCGGACGCCACACTCGACACGGAGGTCGCCCTGCGGCTCGCCCTCAGCCACCTCGTCGCCCCGGCCGCACGCGGGCAGGGCCCCGGCCCGCTCGTCCGCGCGGCGCTCGGCGCGACGCGCCCGGCCGTCAGTGCGACGAACCCGACAGCTGGAGCCCGATGA
- the hisN gene encoding histidinol-phosphatase, producing MADYHDDLRLAHVLADAADAATMDRFKALDLKVETKPDMTPVSEADRAAEELIRSHLQRARPRDAILGEEYGVEGTGPRRWVIDPIDGTKNYVRGVPVWATLIALMEAGEDGIFQPVVGVVSAPALGRRWWAAQGLGAYTGRDLASATRIQVSKVSKLSDASFAYSSLSGWEERGRLDGFLDLTRACWRTRAYGDFWPYMMVAEGSVDICAEPELSLWDMAANAIVVQEAGGTFTGLDGQPGPHSGNAAASNGLLHEELLSRLRPEE from the coding sequence ATGGCCGATTACCACGATGATCTGCGTCTCGCCCACGTTCTCGCGGACGCCGCGGACGCCGCCACGATGGACCGGTTCAAGGCGCTGGACCTGAAGGTCGAGACGAAGCCCGACATGACGCCGGTCAGCGAGGCCGACCGGGCCGCCGAGGAGCTGATCCGCAGCCACCTCCAGCGGGCCCGTCCGCGCGACGCGATCCTCGGTGAGGAGTACGGCGTGGAGGGCACCGGTCCGCGCCGCTGGGTGATCGACCCGATCGACGGCACGAAGAACTACGTGCGGGGCGTCCCCGTGTGGGCGACGCTCATCGCGCTGATGGAGGCCGGCGAGGACGGGATCTTCCAGCCGGTGGTGGGCGTGGTGTCGGCCCCGGCGCTGGGCCGCCGCTGGTGGGCGGCCCAGGGGCTGGGCGCGTACACGGGCCGCGATCTGGCGTCGGCGACGCGGATCCAGGTGTCGAAGGTGTCGAAGCTGAGCGACGCGTCGTTCGCGTACTCGTCGCTGAGCGGCTGGGAGGAGCGGGGCCGCCTCGACGGTTTCCTCGACCTCACGCGCGCGTGCTGGCGGACCCGGGCGTACGGCGACTTCTGGCCGTACATGATGGTCGCCGAGGGCTCGGTGGACATCTGCGCCGAGCCGGAGCTGTCGCTGTGGGACATGGCGGCCAACGCGATCGTCGTGCAGGAGGCGGGCGGTACGTTCACCGGCCTCGACGGACAGCCGGGCCCGCACAGCGGCAACGCGGCGGCGTCGAACGGCCTGCTGCACGAGGAACTGCTGAGCCGGCTGCGACCCGAGGAGTGA
- a CDS encoding transcriptional repressor, whose amino-acid sequence MSDLLERLRGRGWRMTAQRRVVAEVLDGDHVHLTADEVHARAAERLPEISRATVYNTLGELVGLGEILEVSTDRRAKRYDPNAHRPHQHLVCSRCGAIRDVHPSGDPLADLPAAERFGFTISDVEVTYRGICPHCATA is encoded by the coding sequence ATGAGTGACCTGTTGGAACGCCTGCGCGGCCGCGGCTGGCGGATGACCGCACAGCGGCGCGTCGTGGCCGAGGTCCTCGACGGAGATCATGTCCATCTGACCGCCGACGAGGTCCACGCACGCGCGGCGGAGCGACTCCCCGAGATCTCCCGCGCGACCGTCTACAACACGCTGGGTGAGCTGGTCGGCCTGGGCGAGATCCTCGAGGTCTCGACCGACCGCCGCGCCAAGCGGTACGACCCGAACGCGCACCGGCCCCACCAGCACCTGGTGTGCTCGCGGTGCGGCGCCATCCGCGACGTCCACCCGTCGGGCGACCCCCTGGCCGACCTGCCGGCCGCGGAGCGCTTCGGCTTCACGATCTCGGACGTCGAGGTCACGTACCGCGGCATCTGCCCGCACTGCGCGACGGCCTGA
- a CDS encoding CBS domain-containing protein: MLVRDAMSTMVLTIGPAHTLRQAAALMAARRVGAAVVLDHDSNHLGILTERDILISVGAGQDPDREAAGAHTTTDVVFAAPGWTLEEAAEAMAHGGFRHLVVLDDDGPVGIVSVRDIIRCWVPARRPAGAVSAA; encoded by the coding sequence ATGCTCGTCCGTGACGCCATGAGCACGATGGTCCTCACCATCGGTCCCGCCCACACCCTGCGCCAGGCCGCCGCACTGATGGCCGCGCGCCGGGTGGGCGCGGCCGTCGTCCTCGACCACGACAGCAACCATCTCGGCATCCTCACCGAGCGTGACATCCTCATCTCCGTCGGCGCGGGCCAGGACCCCGACCGGGAAGCGGCCGGCGCGCACACCACCACCGACGTCGTGTTCGCCGCACCCGGCTGGACGCTGGAGGAAGCCGCCGAGGCCATGGCCCACGGCGGGTTCCGGCACCTCGTCGTCCTCGACGACGACGGCCCGGTCGGCATCGTCTCCGTACGCGACATCATCCGCTGCTGGGTACCGGCCCGCCGGCCCGCCGGAGCGGTCTCGGCGGCGTAG
- the aroA gene encoding 3-phosphoshikimate 1-carboxyvinyltransferase produces MTESSAHLDLWPAPYASGAVDATVAVPGSKSVTNRALVLAALASEPGWLRRPLRSRDTLLMAEALRTLGVGIEEGVGPDGTGEAWRVIPAGLHGPATVDVGNAGTVMRFLPPVAALADGPVHFDGDPRSHERPLHGVIDALRVLGARIDDGGRGALPLTVHGGGALDGGKVDIDASSSSQFVSALLLSAPRFNQGVEVRHTGERLPSMPHIRMTVDMLRAVGAQVDEPETGGEPNVWRVSPSALLGRDLVIEPDLSNAQPFLAAALVTGGRVTIPDWPSRTTQPGDALREIFTGMGGSCELTEAGLTFTGSGRIHGVDVDLGEVGELTPGIAAVAALADSPSTLRGVAHLRLHETDRLAALTKEINELGGDVTETADGLHIRPRPLHGGVFHTYDDHRMATAGAIIGLAVEGVEIENVATTAKTLPDFPQMWTEMLATEA; encoded by the coding sequence ATGACCGAAAGCTCCGCGCACCTTGATCTCTGGCCCGCCCCCTACGCGAGCGGAGCGGTCGACGCGACCGTCGCCGTGCCCGGTTCCAAGTCGGTCACCAACCGTGCCCTGGTGCTGGCCGCCCTCGCCTCCGAGCCCGGCTGGCTGCGCCGCCCGCTGCGCTCGCGGGACACGCTGCTGATGGCCGAGGCGCTGCGCACGCTGGGCGTCGGCATCGAGGAGGGCGTGGGCCCCGACGGCACCGGTGAGGCCTGGCGGGTCATCCCCGCGGGGCTGCACGGTCCCGCCACGGTCGACGTCGGCAACGCCGGCACGGTGATGCGCTTCCTGCCGCCGGTGGCCGCGCTCGCGGACGGCCCCGTCCACTTCGACGGGGACCCGCGCTCCCACGAGCGGCCGCTGCACGGGGTGATCGACGCCCTGCGGGTGCTGGGCGCCCGGATCGACGACGGCGGGCGCGGCGCGCTGCCGCTGACCGTGCACGGCGGCGGGGCCCTGGACGGCGGCAAGGTCGACATCGACGCGTCGTCGTCGTCGCAGTTCGTCAGCGCCCTGCTGCTGTCGGCGCCGCGCTTCAACCAGGGCGTGGAGGTCCGGCACACCGGTGAGCGGCTGCCGTCGATGCCGCACATCCGCATGACCGTCGACATGCTGCGGGCCGTGGGCGCCCAGGTCGACGAGCCGGAGACGGGCGGCGAGCCGAACGTGTGGCGGGTCTCCCCGTCCGCGCTGCTGGGCCGTGACCTGGTGATCGAGCCGGACCTGTCGAACGCGCAGCCGTTCCTGGCGGCGGCGCTGGTGACCGGCGGCCGGGTGACGATCCCCGACTGGCCGTCCCGGACGACCCAGCCGGGCGACGCGCTGCGGGAGATCTTCACCGGGATGGGTGGCTCCTGCGAGCTGACCGAGGCGGGTCTGACCTTCACCGGTTCGGGTCGGATCCACGGTGTCGATGTGGACCTCGGCGAGGTGGGCGAGCTGACCCCCGGCATCGCGGCCGTCGCGGCCCTCGCCGACTCGCCGTCGACCCTGCGCGGCGTGGCCCACCTGCGGCTGCACGAGACGGACCGGCTGGCGGCGCTCACCAAGGAGATCAACGAACTCGGCGGCGATGTCACCGAGACCGCGGACGGGCTGCACATCCGGCCGCGCCCGCTGCACGGCGGCGTGTTCCACACGTACGACGACCACCGCATGGCGACGGCCGGCGCGATCATCGGCCTCGCCGTCGAAGGCGTGGAGATCGAGAACGTGGCGACGACCGCCAAGACCCTGCCCGACTTCCCGCAGATGTGGACCGAAATGCTCGCGACCGAGGCCTGA